TTGGAAACATTCAAACGCGTCACCGTCTCCTTCTATCAGTACGCGAAAATTGAAGACCCACAGGCTTTCCGCGATCAACTCTACGAATCCCTCTTTAAACTGGACGTTTTCGGACGTATCTACGTGGCCCATGAAGGGATCAACGCGCAGATCAGCGTACCGGAACATCATTTTGAGGCATTTCGCGAAACGCTTTACGCGGTCAGCTTTCTGAATGGCATCCGTCTGAACATCGCCGTGGACGACGATGGAAAATCTTTCTTCGTGCTTAAAATCAAAGTACGGGAAAAAATTGTGGCCGATGGTATTGATGATCCCACCTTCGACATGGCCAACCGGGGCAGGTACGTAGATGCACAGTCGTTCAACAAACTGACGGACGACCCGGAAACGGTGATCGTGGACATGCGTAACCACTACGAATATGAAGTCGGACATTTTGACGGTGCCATCGAAGTGCCTTCTGATACTTTCCGCGATCAGCTACCTATGGCGGTAGACATGCTGAAAGACCAGAAAGACAAAAACATCATCATGTATTGTACCGGGGGAATCCGCTGTGAGAAAGCATCTGCGTATATGTTGCACCACGGATTCAAAAATGTTTTCCACCTCGAAGGGGGCATTATCGAATACACGAACAAAGCCAAACAACAAGGACTGCCCATTAAGTTTAAAGGCAAAAATTTTGTGTTTGATGACCGCCTGGGAGAAAGAATAAGTGAGGATATTATTAGCCAATGTCATCAATGTGGGGAACCTTGTGATACCCACACCAACTGTTTAAATGACGGCTGTCACCTTTTATTTATTCAGTGCGAGTCCTGCGCCGCAAAATATAATGGCTGCTGCAGTGATGCCTGTAAAGACGTACATGCATTGCCGGAAGAAGAAAAAGCTGCCTTGCGCAAAGGAGTCGACAAAGGACTTATGTTCAACAAATCCCGCAGGAAAAGAATAAAATAAAAAATCCGCCCCGCGTTGTTTCTTCTCGGCAGGGCGGAGTAGATATAATTATAAAATCAGTATGGGCCGGACCGTCGTCCGGCCTTTTCCTTTTTCATAACCATTCTATCAACCTATATGCGAACTAAAATTTAATCTGCTCCCGGTCGATCATCCGCCGGAAGGCGATATAATATCTTTATATGGCTGTATTGTTTTTATATGCCCGGTAAAAAATAATCGGGAACACCAGCAATGTCAATACGGTCGCGGTAATCAAACCTCCAATCACCACTATGGCCAACGGCTTCTGTGTTTCGGAACCAATACCATGTGAAAGTGCTGCGGGCACAAGGCCGATAGCAGCCATCAACGCGGTCATCACCACCGGCCGGATACGGCTCTGAACACCCAGCTTAATTGCCTCGTTCAGATCGAGTTTAGCCTGCAGGTTTTTATGGAATACTGAAATCAGAATAACACCATTCTGGATACAGATACCAAACAGGGCAATAAAACCTACGCCGGCAGAAATACCGAAGTTCATACCTGTAACGTGCAAAGCGAGAATTCCCCCTATTAGTGCAAAAGGAACATTCATTAAAACCAGTCCGGCATCTTTCACGTTACCCAGCATAATAAACAGCACCATGAAGATGGCGACAAGGCTGATAGGCACTACCTGACCGAGTCTTTGGGTGGCGCGTACCTGATTTTCAAACTCACCGGTCCACCCTACACTATACCCTTTAGGCAGTTTGATGACTTTATTAATTTTTTGCTGCGCTTCGCTAATGGTAGAGCCAAGGTCACGGTCACGCACGGAAAACTTAATACCGATGAAACGTTTATTAAGATCGCGGTAAATAAACGCCGGGCCGGTAATGGTCCTGATCTCCGCGATTTCTTTCAGCGGAACTTTGTTGTTATTGATAGTAGGCACCATCAGATTGGCCAGGTCTTCTTCATTTTTGCGGTAGTTGGCGTCATAACGGATACGGATATCGAATTTTTTCTCGCCTTCGTACAATTGCGTAGCGGTTTTACCACCAATCGCCATTTCAATTACGGCTTGTGCGTCGCCGGTAGATACGCCGTACTGGGCCATCTTGTTGTTGTCCAGGTCAATACTCATCTCTGGTTGACCGATATTCCGTATTACGCCAAGGTCCTTGATGCCAGGTACTGTTTTCAGCTGTGTGATCACCTGTTGTGACAATGATTCCAGCTGGGACAGGTCTGCGCCGTATATTTTCACGCCATTGGCGGCTTTAAAACCGGCCACAGCTTCTGATACGTTGTCGCTGATAGGCTGGGAGAAGTTGAGGATAATGCCCGGGTACTTTTTTAACCGGCTTTCCATCTGCGAAATCAGTTCATCCTGCGTGATCTTGCGTTTCCATTCATCTTTAGGCAGCAGGTCCACCTGGTATTGCACAAAGTAGAAGCCGTTGGGGTCGGTTCCGTCATTGGAACGGCCTACCTGCGACAGCACTCTTTTCACTTCAGGGAAACCGCCCAGGTCTTCACGGATGCTGTGGGCCATGCGGGTGCTCTCTGTCAGCGACATGCTCATAGGCAGCTCGGTAGTAACCCAGAGAGAACCTTCATTGAGCTGGGGCAGGAACTCTGTACCGAGGAACTTGGCCGACATAAAGGTCACCACCATAAAGGCCAGGGCGCAGGTGAGGCTCAGGCGTTTATTGCGGTAGGTCCAGTTGAACCCGTTGGTGACAATGCGGTCGAAGAAGTTCACCACGAAGTTGTTTTTCTCCTTCACGTTTTTGTTGAGCAGGATAGAACAGAGTACAGGCACCAACGTTAGGGTGAACAGCAATGCGCCCAACAGCGCGAAGCCCAGTGTCCACGCCAGCGGAGAGAACATTTTACCTTCTACTTTCTGGAAGGAGAAGATTGGTATCAGGGAGATTATAATGATCAGTTTGGAGAAGAAGATGGCTTTGGCCAGTTCGCCGCCGGTCTGTTTGATCCATCCCAGCTTGGCCATCTTATTGAACCGCTCCATACCGTATTTATGGGCTTTGTGGTCCAGCATCACAAAGATGCCTTCCACCATTACCACGGCGCCGTCTATGATGATACCAAAGTCGATGGCGCCCATAGAGAGCAGGTTAGCGCTCATACCTTTTATGCGCAGGCACATGAAGGCAAAGAGCAGCGCCAGCGGGATGATGATCGACACGATCACCGTGGTGCGCCAGTCGGCCATGAAAATAAACACGATCACGGTCACGAAAATGATCCCTTCCGCGAGGTTGTGCATCACCGTATGGGTACAGAACTCCATCAGGTTGTCACGATCGTAGAAGGTTTCCATTTTGATGTCGTCCGGCAGCACGGTTTCGTTGAGCTCCTTCAGTTTATCTTTCAGGCGTTTGAGCACTTCAGACGGGTTTTCGCCTTTACGCATCACCACGATGCCTTCCACCAGGTCGTCGGCTTTATCAAGGCCCACTTGTCCTACCCTTGGGGCGGAAGACTCATGTACGTTAGCGAGGTCTTTTACCAGTAGCGGTACGCCGTTGATATTCTGTACAATGATGTTCTGGATATCGGAGATGCTGTTAAGCAGGCCGATACCACGTACCACGTAAGCCTGGCCGTTTTTCTCGATCACGTCGCCGCCTACGTTGACGTTGCTTTTGGTCACCACCTGGTAGAGTTCCAGCGGCGTGATGTCGTATTTGGCGAGGCGTACCGGATCAGCGGAGATTTCATAGATCTTTTCCTGTCCGCCGAAGGCCACTACGTCTGCCACGCCGGGCACGCTGCGTATCTGCCGGTCTATGACCCAGTTCTGCCAGGTCAGCAGGTCGCGGGAATCGCGTTTGTTGCTTTTGAGATAGTAGCGGAAGATCTCGCCGGTAGGGCCGTAGGGCGGCTGTACTTCCGGTTCCGCGCCTTCGGGCAGGCCAATGCCTGCCAGCATATTGTTTACCTGCTGGCGCGCGAAAAAGTCTTCTACGTCATCTTCAAAAATGATTTTTACAACGGAGAGACCAAACATGGTTACGGAACGTACGCTGGTCTTGCGTTGTACGGCGTTCATAGACACTTCGATGGGCAGGGTCACGAAACGCTCCACTTCCTGGGCGCTGCGGCCGTTCCATTTGGTAACAATGACGATTTGTGTATTGGTAACGTCGGGAAACGCTTCAATAGGCGTGTGCAGGAACGAGAACACGCCTGCGATGATCAGTACGACCACGCCGATAAAAACAAAGAGTTTGTTTTTGAGCGAAAAAGCGACAATATTTCTGATGAATTTATTCATAATTCCTCTTCTTTAGGGCCAGGCTGGTGTTTCATGCCATGACATAGCTTAGTCTTTCAGCGCGTCGTAAATCAGCAGCTGATTTTTAGAGATCACTTTTTCGTCTGCCTGCAGGCCGGAGCTGAGGTAAGTCAGGTCACCGGAGGTTTTGGCCACTTCCACCTGCCTTACCGCGATGTTGAATTTGTCTTTGAACACCAGTACATAATTTTTGCTGTTGTCAAAGATGACGGCGGCGGAAGGCACGGCGATTTTCTCATCGTGGTCGGTGTACTTCACGTATACCGTGGCAAACATTTCCGGTTTAAGCAACATGTTTTTGTTGTCGATCCGGATACGTACCTGCATGGTTTTGGTGGCAGGGTCCAGGAAATTATTGATCTTGTCTATTTTGCCATGGAAGGGCTCATCGGGGTAACTTACGGTCACCACGTCTGCTTCATAGCCTTCCTTGATTTTGGCGATATCTGTTTCAAACACGTTGGCCATTACCCATACATCGTCCAGTTCGGAGATGGTGAAGATATTGGCGCTGTTGTCTGTACGGATCTCCATGTTATTATTGATGTTCTTTTCAATAATATATCCGGAGATGGGGGCTGTCACCAGGTAGGTAGCGCCTTTACCTTTGCGGTATATTTTAAAGAGGTCGTTGAGACGGTTGATTTCCGCGTTGTTTTTCTGTACTTCGCCTCTGGCGTTCACCACGTCTTTTTCTGTGCTCAGGCGGCTGTCATACAGGTCCTGCGCCACTTTCAGGTTTTTCTCTGCCACGCCGCGGTCGGAGCGGGCCTGTGCCAGTTGTTTTTCATAGTCTGCGATCTCGGCACTGTGTATCACGGCCAGTACCTGGCCTTTCTGCACATAGTCGCCCAGCTGCACTTTGATATCTTCCACATAACCACTCACCAGCGGGTATACTTTAAGTACCTTGCCGCCATTGGGGGCTACCTTGCCGGAGAGCCGCACTTCGTTCATCACGGGCACCATATGGGCGGTATCGATGCGGATATTTTTTAACATGGTATCGCTGAGTACAAATGTGCTCTTCTCTGAATCTTCTGCCTGTGTGTGTTTGCATCCACTCCAGATAACTGCTGCCAGCAGCGAAAAGCCAACGATCAATATAGGCTGTTTCATGTGCTTAGTTTTTAAATAATTCTTGTCCTGTGGCGTAATTAAGTTCTTCATAAGCGTTGACCCGGTTGGATAAAAACTTGTTGATGTTTTTAGCGTTGTCGCTATAGCTGTTGAAATAGTCGATGAATTGTAACAGGGAGATATTGCCTTTGCTGAAGTTTTTGGCGACTTCAGCAATCAGGGTGTCAAACTCATCCTGGAACTGGTGCAGGTCGAAGCTTTTGTAACGCTTTTCCAGCGCTACGATACGCTGATAGGCGTTGATCACTTCTGTCTGGGCAACGGACTGTTGTTGTTGCAGTTGTTGTTTGCCGGCGCCTATTTGCAGCTGTGCCGCCCGGATATTGCCCTGGTTGCGGTTCCACAGCGGCAGGTCTATTCCCAGCGTGAGGCCCACGAAGTTATCGATGTAGCTGCCTTTTTTATCATAGGTGGCGCCTACGTGCAGGTCAGGCACGGCCATCGCTTTTTGCAGGCGGTAGTTCAGTTCTGCTGTCTGGTATTGGGTGGCGGCGATGCGTACGTCCGGACGATTAGTGGCCACACTGTCCAGCAGGGACGATAATTCCACATGGTCCAGCCGGTAAGCGGTGAGGTCGGCGGGTGTTACCACGGCGTCATAAAAATCCTGGGTGTGCAGCAGCTGTTGCAGGTTCTTCTGTGCTTCCAGTTCTTCCTGTTTCAGGTCGGCATAATCGTTCTCGATGCCTACCTGTAAGGCTTGTAAGCGTATCAGGTCGGAATGGGCCACACTGCCTTTTTTATCGGCGGTCACATAGGCGTCAACGATACGTTGCAGGTTTTCCAGTTGTTCTTTGAGCACTTTGCCGGTCTGGCGCCGGTAGTAGAGCGTGTAGAAGTTCTCACGCAGCTGCAGGCGGAGCGTGCGCACCAGTTCGTCGAAGGTGGCCTCGTTCATTTTAGTGGCGGTGGCCGCCAGCTGCACATTCTTGTTGCGTTTGCCCGCCAGCTGTATCAGCTGGTCAATGGTATACTGTGTTTCACCTCCGGAGCCTACCTTAAAAGGCTGGAACTTATCGGTGCTACCGAAGCCCAATACCGTGCTGAAGGAGGGATTGTTCCACATTTTTGCCTGACGCACCAGTGCTTTGGACGCGTCGATTTGATAACGTTGTGCCAACAGTACATAGTTCCTGACCAGGAAAGAATCCTCGACGGCCTGTAAGGTAACCGTCCGGGTCGGAGCTTGTGCTTTTATAGGTTGAGTAAAGCCCAGGCTGGCAACGCATACTGACAGAATCAGTTTCGTCTTGGTTCGCATATTGCCTATTTTTATGACACAAAGCTCCCCAAGTGAGATTAAAGACGGCTTTAAGACAAATTAAAAACGCATTAAAAATGAGTAAATGGCAGATTTGTTCAGAGGTGGGGGAGTATCACGGTGAAGGTAGTACCCTCTTCAGCAGTGGAAGTTACCGTGATATGGCCGTTATGTATCTGCACGATCTTTTTACAGATCGACAAGCCAAGGCCATGGCCGCGGGTTTGATGGGCATTATCGCCGCGGTAGAAGGGCTCGAAGATTTTATTGATCTCTCCGGAAGGGATCGGAGCGCCCTGGTTTCTGATCTGCACCGTGATATACTGGGTGAAGAAATCGATAGACACATGCGCGCTTTTGTCGGGAGAAAATTTGCAGGCGTTGTCTATCAGGTTCAGGAAAAGCACTTTCAGCAGGCTCTCGTTCCCGAAACAGGTGACCAGCAGGTCGATGTCCGGTACTTTGACGAACTGGATATCCACTTTGGCGGGCGCCTTGTGTTTCAGCCGTATCAGGTTGGCCATGTCCATCAGCAGCTCGTCGATGCGGACGCTGTTGAATACAAACTGCTCCTGGTTAAGTTCTGACTGTGCCAGCTGCAGTAGTCCATTCGACAGGTCAGACAGGTTTTCCGCGTCTTCCAGTACGGAAATCAGCAGTGACTGGTATTCCTCTTTGGTACGCTCCTTGGAAAGTGTCACCTGCAATTGGCTGATAATAGCTGCCAGCGGGGTACGCAGCTCATGGGAGGCATTGCTCACGAAACTTTTTTGCAGGTCAAAGGAGTCACTGAGACGCTGCAACATGGTGTTGAAGTTGGAGCCCAGCGTGGCAATTTCATCTTTCCCTTTCACGGCTACCTGTGCGTCCTGCATGTTGCTGGCGTTGATGTTATCTACCTGCTGTACCAGTTTGTCGATAGGCTCCATCATTTTGCGGGCGAAGAAATAGCCAACGCCCACCAGTATCGCCACAGCGGTGATCAGCTCTATCAGCAATATCTGGCGGAGGTTTTGGAGGTTCTGGAAACCGTATTTGTCAAAGGAGGATACGATCACGATCACGGACACATCGCCTTCGGTATAGTACACGCCTACCTGTTCACCGCTGCTTTTAATATTGCTGTATAGTTTGTTTTGTTTGATATAATCCAACAGGCTGCGGTGCGTGCGGATGGTGGTGTCTTTAAGGTTGCTGTAAAGCAGGTCGTAGTTGGGATCGTATACGAGGATTGTCTCTTTATAAAGGTCCTGGAAAGTGGTGCGGTCCAGTTTTCGTAACAGGTCCACTTTTACATTGCCGTCTTCGATGATCACATTGGCGATGGAGCGGGCGCGGTATTCCAGCCTTTCGAGGTATTCGGCACGCCTGGATTTGGAAGAGAAATAATAGGCCAGCACGGCAAAGGCGATCAGCATCAGGGAGGCCGACAGCGTATAATACAGCGCTATTTTATATTTGATCTTCATGCAGGATTACTCTTCGGAGAGGTAATATCCCATGCCGGTTTTGGTATGCAACAGTTTTTGCTCGAAATCCTTGTCGATCTTTTTACGGAGGAAGTTCATATATACTTCGATCACGTTGGTGCCGGTGTCAAAGTCAATGTCCCACACTTTTTCCGCGATGGTGAGTTTGGAGATCACTTTGCCTTTATGCAGCGCCAGAAAATCGAGCAGCTGGTATTCTTTGGCGGTGAGGGCAATTTTTTTGCCGCCGCGGGAGACTTCCTTCTTCTCCCTGTCTATTTCCAGATCGGCGATGGTGATTTTGTATTGGGTGCTGTGCGGCGCTTCAGAGCCGGCGCGCTTTAGGAACACGCGGATACGTGCCAGCAGCTCACGGAAATCAAAGGGCTTTACCAGGTAGTCGTCCGCCCCCAGCTCAAACGCCTGCATTTTATCTTCCACGCCACCCAGTGCGGTGAGCATGATGACAGGCACACGGTTGTTTTTCCGGCGGATGACTTCGCACAGTTCATAGCCGTTGTGATGGGGGAGGTTCAGATCGAGAATGACAAGGTCGTAGTTATTGCTGGCAGCGAGGCTTTTGCCCATGCGGCCGTCGTAGGCCACATCTACCTCGAAGCCGTTTTCTTCAAGGCCTTTTTTTACGGCATTGGCTACTTTGACCTCATCTTCTACCACCAGTATTTTCTGCATATAGGACTTTTGAAATGACTAATTACGAATGACGAATTACGAATTGAGGGCCTCTTTTCCAAAGGGTACTAAGCAACCGCTATATAAGGAATCCCTTCATTCGTAATTCGTCATTCGTAATTTCTAATTGGTTACCAGGTTGGCTTCCAGTTGCATGATTTTCTCGAAGAGCTGTTCGTATTGTTCGTTGGCCCTATCGATAAATTTTTGCACTTCCTGGTATTCGCTTTCCACCTGGGCAAATTTAGTTCGGTCGTTATAGGTGGCCGGGTCGCCTAAGCTGGCTTCCAGGCGGGCTTTACGTTCTTTAAGGCTGGCCAGTTGTCCCTCTACCTGTGAAAACTGTTTTTGTTGTTTTTGCAGTTCGCGTTGCACTTCTTTGTTGATGGCGCCTTTGGAGGCGGCAGCATTATTATTGCTGGCGGGGGCGGCCTGTTTGGTTTCTTTCTTGTCGGCGGCGGCTTTTACGGGAGCGGGCGCCTGTTGGGCAGCCATTCTCTTTTTCCACTCTTCATATTCGGTGTAGGTACCTTTAAACTCCTTGATTTCGCCATCCACGATTTCCCAGATTTTGTTGGCTGTCTGGCTTACAAAATAACGGTCGTGCGATACGAGTACAAAGCTGCCTTCATATTTGTCGAGCGCGTCGATCAGCATCTGCACGGAGTTCATGTCGAGGTGGTTCGTGGGCTCATCGAGCATGAGGAAGTTGGCCTGACTGATTATCGTTTTGGCGAGCGCCACCCTGGCTTTTTCACCACCGGAAAGGATACGGATTTTTTTGAATACGTCATCGCCGGTAAAGAGGAAGCAGCCGAGCAACTGGCGTAATTCCAGCTCGGTGCGGCCGGAGCCGAAATTTTTCAGCTCGTCCAGGATTTCGCTGTTCAGGTCGAGCGATTCCAGCTGGTGCTGGGCATAGAAGCTGGTCACCACGTTGTGGCCCGGCACTCTTTCGCCTTCCATGGGCTCCATGCCGAAGATGATGCGCAGCAGGGTGGATTTACCCTTACCGTTGGCACCAATCAGGGCTATTTTGTCGCCGCGGTTGATTTCAGCGCTGGTGTTTTTCAGGATCTGGTTATCGCCATAGGCTTTGCTGATGTTGTTCAGCGTACACAGGATTTTACCCGGTGTTTTATCGATGGAGAAGTTAATCTTGATTTTAGACGGGCCACTGTCCACCTGTTCCACACGTTCCAGTTTATCCAGTCTTTTGGCGATGCTCTGTGCCTGTGCGGCCTTAGAGGCTTTGGCCTTAAAACGTTCGATAAATCTTTCCTGCTGACGGATATAGTCCTGCTGGTTGTCGTAGGCACGCTGCTGCATTTCGCGGCGCAGTTCCTTTTCCACTTCATAGTCGGCATAGGAGCCGGAGTAGTGGTGCAGTTGCTGCTGGTACACTTCCACGATGCCGTTTACCATGCGGTCAAGGAAATAACGGTCGTGCGATACGATGATCACGGCACCATTGTAGCCAACGAGGTAACGTTCCAGCCATTCGATGGACGGAAGGTCAAGGTGGTTCGTCGGTTCATCGAGCATGAGCACGTCCGGCTGCTGGAGGATGAGGCGGGCGAGGAGCACGCGCATGCGCCATCCACCGGAGAATTCGCTATAGGGACGGTCCAGGTCGGCGGTGGTAAAGCCGAGGCCTTCCAATACCTGTGCCGTTTTGTGTTTCATGTTATAGCCGTCCAGCGCTTCAAATTCGTGGAGGGCGTCGCTGAACTGGTGCAGCAGCTCTTCTGTCTGGTCGTGTTCCAGTTCTTTGGTAAGCCTGTCTATTTCCTTTTCCAGTTCCAGCGCTTTGCCGAAGGCCATCATACCTACGGTGAGGATAGATTCATCGGTTTCAAAGCTCAGCAGGTCCTGGTTAAAAAAACCGATCGTCAGGTTTTTGCTTTTGTTAACGCTTCCTTTGGAAACGGAATATTCGCCGTTGATAATACGCAGCAGGGTGGATTTGCCTGTTCCATTCAATCCGATAAGGCCAACGCGGTCTCCCGGCTCAATATGCCAGGAGGAATTTTCCAGGATGACCCTGGACCCAAACTCAAATGTAATGTCCTGTAATGCGATTAACATAGTTGTTCAAAAATTGGATAAAAAACGTGCAAAGGTAACCAGAACTTATGTCATTTTAATGTTTCCTATGCTTTTGTATTTTATGTATATATTAACTATTGATAAATAATTAATTGTAGATTATAAAATTCTAATGAAAATTAGATTTTAACGTTTTGATCGCTGTTTCTGTGCCCACTGATTATTATTACTTTTGCGGACGAAGAAAATAAATGCCCATGAATTTCAGATCAGGCGTTCCCGTAGGAACATTATGCATAGTGGCAGCTTTGTTTGGTTGTCAGCCGTCACCCACCAAATCCGGCGAAGAGGCGGCAGCTAAACCGGCGGCCTCTTTACAGGCGCCCTACAGCCAGCAATATTATGATTCCCTTCAGTTGGTCATGCAGGCTTACTACCAGCTGTCAGACGCACTGGTAAAGGCAGACAGCCTTGCGGCCAATACTGCGGCGGCTTCCCTGAAGCTGCATATGGACAGCCTGCCGGTGAATACCCTTCAGATGGACAGCAGCCACCTAAGCATTATTACCGGCACCACCGGCAGTATCAGCGCTGAACTGGCGGGCTTCGAGGGTGAACAGGACCTGGAAGGCAAACGTTCTTCCTTCCAGATGGTTTCTGATATGTTGTTCGACCTCGTAAAAAATACCGGGCTCAAAGGCAAAACCGTCTATCACCAATATTGCCCAATGGCCTTTGATGACAAAGGTGCTTACTGGTTAAGCGACAAACCGGACATTTTAAACCCTTACTTCGGTAATAAAATGTTGCATTGTGGAGAAACAAAAGACACTTTAAGTTATCAGTAAATTGTAAATTACTGTCTATTGCCGGACGACAATAGACAGTAATATGCAATTCTTCAGATATGTAGTTACTTTCCTGATGACCCTTCTATGCTTGTCTGCCAGGGCACAGCATTTTACTGTCAGTGGCTATGTGCGCGACAGTACCAACGGCGAATCGCTCCCCGGCGCTACGGTACACGTACAAGGCACCAGCACCGGTATCCAGACCAACGCTTATGGTTTTTATTCCCTCACTTTGTCGCCGGGCACTTACACCATCATTTTTTCTTTTGTGGGTTATGAAAGTAAACCGCTTGAGCTGACCCTAACAGGCAACACTATACGTTATGTGGAGCTGCTGCCGCGGTCCTATCAGGCAAAAGAAGTCGTGGTGACGGCCCAGCAGCAGCATGCCAATGTGAAAAGCACTGACATGGGCCGGGTGGAAATGTCTGCACAGCAGGTAAAAAAGCTCCCCGCACTGATGGGGGAGACAGATATCCTGAAGGCGTTGCAGCTGATGCCCGGTGTGCAGGCCGCCGGGGAAGGCAATGCCGGGTTTTATGTACGTGGCGGCGGACCTGACCAGAACCTGATCCTGCTGGACGAGGCGCCGGTATATAATACGGGCCACCTGTTTGGTTTTTTCTCGGTGTTTAATGCAGACGCGATCAAAAATACAACGCTGATCAAGGGTGGGATGCCGGCCAATTACGGCGGCCGGCTGTCTTCCGTTGTGGATGTAAATATGAAGGAAGGCAACAACAAAAACTTCCAGGGAGAGGGTGGGATAGGGCTGATTGCTTCACGGTTGTCACTACAGGGGCCGCTTAAAAAAGACAAGGCTTCTTTTATCGTTTCAGCCCGCCGTACGTATATCGATCTGCTCACCAAACCCTTTGTCAATAATTCATCCTACAAAGGCACCGGCTATTATTTCTATGACCTGAACATGAAAGTGAATTACATCCTGTCTGATAAAGACCGGTTATATCTCAGCGGTTACTTTGGCCGGGATGTTTTCAGCTTTTCAAGCGATAACCGCAAGTTCATGGTGAAGATCCCATGGGGCAACAGTACGGCCACTTTGCGCTGGAACCATGTGTTCAACAGCAAATTGTTTGCGAACCTGTCCCTTATTTATAACGATTATAAATTCCAGTTCAGCGCGCTCCAGAATAATTTTAACCTCCGCCTGTCATCCGGCATCAGCGACGGCAATGCCAAACTGGACTTTGATTATTATGCCAATCCCCGCCACCACATTAAATTTGGCGGCAACTATATTTACCATGTGTTTACGCCGAGCACTGTCAGCGGAGGGCAGGACTCTACGGTATTTGCCCC
This sequence is a window from Chitinophaga varians. Protein-coding genes within it:
- a CDS encoding rhodanese-related sulfurtransferase; the encoded protein is MVLHNRVSAAELRKRLLLETFKRVTVSFYQYAKIEDPQAFRDQLYESLFKLDVFGRIYVAHEGINAQISVPEHHFEAFRETLYAVSFLNGIRLNIAVDDDGKSFFVLKIKVREKIVADGIDDPTFDMANRGRYVDAQSFNKLTDDPETVIVDMRNHYEYEVGHFDGAIEVPSDTFRDQLPMAVDMLKDQKDKNIIMYCTGGIRCEKASAYMLHHGFKNVFHLEGGIIEYTNKAKQQGLPIKFKGKNFVFDDRLGERISEDIISQCHQCGEPCDTHTNCLNDGCHLLFIQCESCAAKYNGCCSDACKDVHALPEEEKAALRKGVDKGLMFNKSRRKRIK
- a CDS encoding efflux RND transporter permease subunit, with translation MNKFIRNIVAFSLKNKLFVFIGVVVLIIAGVFSFLHTPIEAFPDVTNTQIVIVTKWNGRSAQEVERFVTLPIEVSMNAVQRKTSVRSVTMFGLSVVKIIFEDDVEDFFARQQVNNMLAGIGLPEGAEPEVQPPYGPTGEIFRYYLKSNKRDSRDLLTWQNWVIDRQIRSVPGVADVVAFGGQEKIYEISADPVRLAKYDITPLELYQVVTKSNVNVGGDVIEKNGQAYVVRGIGLLNSISDIQNIIVQNINGVPLLVKDLANVHESSAPRVGQVGLDKADDLVEGIVVMRKGENPSEVLKRLKDKLKELNETVLPDDIKMETFYDRDNLMEFCTHTVMHNLAEGIIFVTVIVFIFMADWRTTVIVSIIIPLALLFAFMCLRIKGMSANLLSMGAIDFGIIIDGAVVMVEGIFVMLDHKAHKYGMERFNKMAKLGWIKQTGGELAKAIFFSKLIIIISLIPIFSFQKVEGKMFSPLAWTLGFALLGALLFTLTLVPVLCSILLNKNVKEKNNFVVNFFDRIVTNGFNWTYRNKRLSLTCALAFMVVTFMSAKFLGTEFLPQLNEGSLWVTTELPMSMSLTESTRMAHSIREDLGGFPEVKRVLSQVGRSNDGTDPNGFYFVQYQVDLLPKDEWKRKITQDELISQMESRLKKYPGIILNFSQPISDNVSEAVAGFKAANGVKIYGADLSQLESLSQQVITQLKTVPGIKDLGVIRNIGQPEMSIDLDNNKMAQYGVSTGDAQAVIEMAIGGKTATQLYEGEKKFDIRIRYDANYRKNEEDLANLMVPTINNNKVPLKEIAEIRTITGPAFIYRDLNKRFIGIKFSVRDRDLGSTISEAQQKINKVIKLPKGYSVGWTGEFENQVRATQRLGQVVPISLVAIFMVLFIMLGNVKDAGLVLMNVPFALIGGILALHVTGMNFGISAGVGFIALFGICIQNGVILISVFHKNLQAKLDLNEAIKLGVQSRIRPVVMTALMAAIGLVPAALSHGIGSETQKPLAIVVIGGLITATVLTLLVFPIIFYRAYKNNTAI
- a CDS encoding efflux RND transporter periplasmic adaptor subunit is translated as MKQPILIVGFSLLAAVIWSGCKHTQAEDSEKSTFVLSDTMLKNIRIDTAHMVPVMNEVRLSGKVAPNGGKVLKVYPLVSGYVEDIKVQLGDYVQKGQVLAVIHSAEIADYEKQLAQARSDRGVAEKNLKVAQDLYDSRLSTEKDVVNARGEVQKNNAEINRLNDLFKIYRKGKGATYLVTAPISGYIIEKNINNNMEIRTDNSANIFTISELDDVWVMANVFETDIAKIKEGYEADVVTVSYPDEPFHGKIDKINNFLDPATKTMQVRIRIDNKNMLLKPEMFATVYVKYTDHDEKIAVPSAAVIFDNSKNYVLVFKDKFNIAVRQVEVAKTSGDLTYLSSGLQADEKVISKNQLLIYDALKD
- a CDS encoding TolC family protein, with the translated sequence MRTKTKLILSVCVASLGFTQPIKAQAPTRTVTLQAVEDSFLVRNYVLLAQRYQIDASKALVRQAKMWNNPSFSTVLGFGSTDKFQPFKVGSGGETQYTIDQLIQLAGKRNKNVQLAATATKMNEATFDELVRTLRLQLRENFYTLYYRRQTGKVLKEQLENLQRIVDAYVTADKKGSVAHSDLIRLQALQVGIENDYADLKQEELEAQKNLQQLLHTQDFYDAVVTPADLTAYRLDHVELSSLLDSVATNRPDVRIAATQYQTAELNYRLQKAMAVPDLHVGATYDKKGSYIDNFVGLTLGIDLPLWNRNQGNIRAAQLQIGAGKQQLQQQQSVAQTEVINAYQRIVALEKRYKSFDLHQFQDEFDTLIAEVAKNFSKGNISLLQFIDYFNSYSDNAKNINKFLSNRVNAYEELNYATGQELFKN
- a CDS encoding sensor histidine kinase encodes the protein MKIKYKIALYYTLSASLMLIAFAVLAYYFSSKSRRAEYLERLEYRARSIANVIIEDGNVKVDLLRKLDRTTFQDLYKETILVYDPNYDLLYSNLKDTTIRTHRSLLDYIKQNKLYSNIKSSGEQVGVYYTEGDVSVIVIVSSFDKYGFQNLQNLRQILLIELITAVAILVGVGYFFARKMMEPIDKLVQQVDNINASNMQDAQVAVKGKDEIATLGSNFNTMLQRLSDSFDLQKSFVSNASHELRTPLAAIISQLQVTLSKERTKEEYQSLLISVLEDAENLSDLSNGLLQLAQSELNQEQFVFNSVRIDELLMDMANLIRLKHKAPAKVDIQFVKVPDIDLLVTCFGNESLLKVLFLNLIDNACKFSPDKSAHVSIDFFTQYITVQIRNQGAPIPSGEINKIFEPFYRGDNAHQTRGHGLGLSICKKIVQIHNGHITVTSTAEEGTTFTVILPHL